A region of Catenibacterium mitsuokai DNA encodes the following proteins:
- the rny gene encoding ribonuclease Y → MSLIKVLTYVLVFLLGIGCYCLYIRLKISKANTDAKTIVEEANTKADNLIKEATLDAKTKAYEYKLEAEKEAKQQRLELTKFENKLLQREQNIDRRDISLQGKEDALEARSQQLNKKKAELEVKEEKLQHQIDEKVAELEKIAAMSAQEAKAELFKQVEQRMETEVTAYIKEQEDEAKTKASLFAKDIIANALNRYSQEEVIERTVSVVALPSEEMKGRIIGREGRNIKAIENATGVDLIIDDTPEVITLSCFDPIRREVARLSLETLIHDGRIQPGRIEEVVAKTKKDLDDTILKAGQDAVFELGLSRMNKELVMMIGKLKYRTSYGQNALQHSLEVAHFAGIMAAELGLNQQLAKRAGLLHDLGKAVDHEMEGSHVELGAKFAKKFGENATVINAIESHHGDVPATSIIAVLISAADTLSAARPGSRSEKIENYIQRLEKLEELPKQFDGVDKVFAIQAGREIRVIVNPEKIDDLKAHKLARDVKEKIETELTYPGHIKVTVIREIRANEIAK, encoded by the coding sequence ATGAGCTTAATTAAAGTCTTGACCTATGTTCTTGTATTTCTTTTAGGTATAGGATGTTATTGTCTATATATCCGTTTAAAAATTTCTAAAGCAAATACAGATGCCAAAACAATTGTTGAAGAAGCTAATACAAAAGCAGACAATCTAATTAAAGAAGCAACGCTTGATGCAAAAACAAAAGCTTATGAATATAAGCTTGAAGCTGAAAAAGAAGCAAAGCAGCAGCGCTTAGAATTGACTAAGTTTGAAAATAAGCTATTACAACGTGAACAGAACATCGACCGTAGAGATATTTCTTTACAGGGGAAGGAAGATGCTCTTGAAGCAAGAAGCCAACAATTAAATAAGAAAAAGGCGGAACTAGAGGTCAAGGAAGAAAAACTACAGCATCAGATTGATGAAAAAGTAGCCGAACTTGAAAAAATTGCAGCAATGTCTGCACAGGAAGCAAAAGCTGAACTCTTCAAGCAGGTAGAACAGCGTATGGAGACTGAAGTCACTGCTTATATCAAAGAACAGGAAGATGAAGCAAAAACAAAGGCTTCACTATTCGCAAAAGATATTATTGCGAATGCCCTTAATCGTTATTCTCAGGAAGAAGTCATTGAACGCACAGTCAGTGTAGTTGCTCTTCCAAGTGAAGAAATGAAAGGTCGTATTATTGGCCGTGAAGGTCGTAATATTAAAGCAATTGAAAATGCAACTGGTGTAGATTTGATTATTGATGATACTCCAGAAGTGATTACATTATCATGTTTTGATCCAATTCGTCGTGAAGTGGCACGTTTATCACTTGAAACATTAATTCATGATGGACGTATTCAGCCAGGACGTATTGAGGAAGTTGTCGCTAAGACTAAAAAAGATCTTGATGATACTATTTTAAAGGCAGGGCAGGATGCTGTCTTTGAATTAGGATTATCTAGAATGAATAAAGAACTTGTTATGATGATTGGTAAGTTGAAATATCGTACAAGTTATGGACAGAATGCTTTACAGCATTCATTAGAAGTGGCTCATTTTGCCGGTATTATGGCCGCTGAACTTGGATTAAATCAGCAGCTTGCTAAACGTGCTGGTTTATTGCATGACTTAGGAAAAGCAGTTGACCATGAAATGGAAGGAAGTCACGTTGAATTAGGTGCAAAATTCGCTAAGAAATTTGGTGAAAATGCGACTGTAATCAATGCGATTGAATCACATCATGGAGATGTTCCAGCAACATCAATTATTGCAGTACTGATCTCTGCAGCAGATACGTTATCAGCTGCTAGACCTGGTAGTAGAAGTGAAAAAATTGAAAATTATATCCAGAGACTTGAAAAACTTGAAGAATTACCTAAACAGTTTGACGGTGTGGATAAGGTATTTGCCATCCAGGCAGGTCGTGAAATCAGAGTAATCGTTAATCCAGAAAAGATTGATGACTTAAAAGCACATAAACTTGCAAGAGATGTCAAAGAAAAGATTGAAACCGAACTCACTTACCCAGGACATATTAAAGTAACTGTGATCCGTGAGATTCGTGCTAATGAAATAGCTAAGTAG
- a CDS encoding TetR/AcrR family transcriptional regulator C-terminal domain-containing protein, with product MKKTEQLITKTFLELVEEKPLDKITIQDIADQCGINRNTFYYHFADIYSLIETIFKDHLATIEQMFEDGASWSECSEKALKFLVENRRAIRHIAFSMSRNQLDHYLFVVFKKIFTEYLLDNFIVDISDEKFDDLILFYTYAIMGCIDHNFIENNNDIELEELLDKFNTTLLMTNPLKTSK from the coding sequence ATGAAGAAAACAGAACAACTTATTACAAAAACATTCTTGGAACTCGTTGAGGAAAAACCTCTTGATAAGATTACTATCCAGGATATTGCAGATCAATGTGGTATTAATAGAAACACTTTCTATTATCACTTTGCCGATATCTATTCCTTGATTGAAACAATCTTTAAAGATCATTTAGCAACTATTGAACAAATGTTTGAAGATGGTGCATCCTGGAGTGAATGTTCAGAGAAAGCCTTGAAATTTCTGGTAGAAAATCGTCGTGCTATTAGACATATTGCTTTCTCAATGAGTCGCAATCAGTTGGATCATTATCTATTTGTTGTTTTCAAAAAAATATTTACAGAATACTTATTAGATAACTTTATTGTGGATATATCTGATGAAAAGTTTGATGATCTTATTTTATTTTATACTTATGCAATCATGGGATGCATAGATCATAATTTTATTGAAAACAACAATGATATTGAATTAGAGGAACTTTTAGATAAGTTCAACACAACTTTATTGATGACAAATCCCCTTAAAACAAGTAAGTAG
- the recA gene encoding recombinase RecA translates to MFMAKEKKSAVKDTDAALDDAISQIEKKFGKGSVMRLGDRTAVDVDVIPSGSLTLDKALGIGGYPKGRIIEIYGPESSGKTTLTLHAIAQAQKQGGKAAFIDAEHAIDPVYAKNLGVDIDELILSQPDSGEQALEIAEMLVRSGVIDLIVIDSVAALVPQVELDGEMGDAAVGLQARLMSKALRKLSGVMNKTNCTVIFINQLREKIGVMYGNPETTTGGRALKFYSSVRVEIRRSEQIKQNGEIVGNKANIKVVKNKVAPPFKTTQVDIIYGKGISRDGEILDLAVEGDIVEKSGAWYAYNGEKIGQGRENAKNFLLEHPAIFAEVEEKVKAQLFGTEEEAAA, encoded by the coding sequence ATGTTTATGGCGAAAGAAAAAAAGTCAGCGGTAAAAGATACTGATGCAGCATTGGATGATGCTATCAGTCAAATTGAAAAGAAATTTGGTAAAGGGTCAGTTATGCGTCTTGGAGACCGTACAGCAGTGGATGTGGATGTTATTCCTTCAGGCTCTTTAACTCTTGATAAAGCATTAGGTATTGGCGGTTACCCTAAAGGACGTATTATTGAAATCTATGGTCCTGAATCAAGTGGTAAAACAACTCTTACATTGCATGCGATTGCCCAGGCGCAAAAACAGGGTGGTAAAGCTGCATTTATTGATGCAGAGCATGCCATTGACCCTGTCTATGCAAAGAATTTAGGTGTTGATATTGATGAATTGATTCTTTCACAGCCGGATAGTGGTGAGCAGGCATTAGAAATTGCTGAAATGCTGGTGCGTTCTGGCGTGATTGATTTGATCGTTATTGACTCAGTTGCTGCTTTAGTTCCTCAGGTTGAATTAGATGGTGAAATGGGTGATGCGGCAGTTGGTTTACAGGCGCGTTTAATGAGTAAGGCCTTAAGAAAACTTTCAGGTGTTATGAATAAAACGAACTGCACAGTCATCTTTATTAACCAGTTACGTGAAAAGATTGGGGTTATGTATGGTAATCCAGAAACAACAACTGGTGGCCGTGCCTTGAAGTTCTATTCTTCTGTACGTGTAGAAATTAGAAGAAGTGAACAGATCAAACAGAATGGTGAAATTGTTGGTAATAAAGCCAATATCAAGGTTGTTAAGAACAAAGTAGCACCTCCATTTAAGACAACTCAGGTTGATATTATCTATGGTAAAGGTATTTCACGTGATGGTGAAATTCTTGATTTAGCAGTTGAAGGTGATATTGTGGAAAAATCAGGTGCCTGGTACGCTTATAATGGTGAAAAAATTGGACAGGGAAGAGAAAATGCGAAGAATTTCCTTCTTGAACATCCTGCCATCTTTGCAGAAGTAGAAGAAAAAGTTAAAGCACAGCTTTTTGGAACTGAAGAAGAAGCTGCTGCGTAA
- a CDS encoding CinA family protein produces the protein MEEIVRLLIEKNVSISSVESFTVGNFAAALGSVPGVSAVYKGSLVSYQNIIKHKVLGIPQEVIDTYGVVSNEVAGLMCINGQKMFDTDLCISFTGNAGPDAMEGKKVGLIYIGIAYKSDVHTYEYELSGSRKQIVEQAIAIGKMKISEILK, from the coding sequence ATGGAAGAAATAGTAAGACTATTGATAGAAAAGAATGTTTCTATTTCAAGTGTTGAAAGTTTTACAGTAGGAAATTTTGCAGCAGCTCTTGGATCCGTTCCAGGAGTTTCTGCTGTTTATAAGGGAAGTCTTGTCAGTTATCAGAACATTATCAAGCATAAGGTGTTAGGCATCCCTCAGGAAGTCATTGACACTTATGGTGTTGTATCTAATGAAGTGGCAGGGCTTATGTGCATTAATGGACAGAAAATGTTCGATACAGATCTTTGTATTTCTTTTACAGGCAATGCAGGTCCAGATGCCATGGAAGGCAAGAAAGTAGGTCTCATTTATATTGGTATTGCCTATAAGAGTGATGTTCATACTTATGAATATGAACTGTCAGGAAGTCGCAAGCAGATTGTGGAACAGGCTATTGCGATTGGAAAAATGAAGATTTCTGAAATTTTGAAGTAA
- the pgsA gene encoding CDP-diacylglycerol--glycerol-3-phosphate 3-phosphatidyltransferase — MNLPNRLTVTRLCLVPVFIILYLCPYYTDISVPQIHFLFTDISVIQLLAFVVFLGASITDFLDGYLARKNHLITTFGKFVDPIADKMLVNSALILLAWNNKMSVLALLVMILRDTFVDGVRLVASGSNRVLAASIYGKLKTVTQMVGICLLLLNNPIFALWDIPFANYVINVAACVSLLSGVDYFWKNRDLIMESM; from the coding sequence ATGAATTTACCAAATAGATTAACAGTAACACGTTTGTGTCTTGTACCAGTATTTATAATTTTATATTTATGTCCCTATTATACAGATATCAGTGTGCCTCAGATTCATTTCCTATTTACTGATATTTCTGTTATTCAGCTACTTGCCTTTGTTGTATTCTTAGGTGCTTCTATTACTGACTTTTTAGATGGCTACCTTGCAAGAAAAAATCATCTTATCACTACATTTGGAAAGTTTGTTGATCCAATTGCAGATAAGATGCTTGTTAACTCTGCATTAATCTTACTTGCCTGGAATAATAAGATGTCAGTTCTAGCACTTCTTGTTATGATTTTAAGAGATACTTTTGTGGATGGTGTTCGTCTTGTAGCCTCTGGCTCTAATAGAGTACTTGCTGCAAGTATTTATGGAAAATTGAAGACAGTGACTCAGATGGTAGGTATTTGTCTTCTTCTATTAAATAACCCAATCTTTGCATTATGGGATATTCCATTTGCAAACTATGTTATTAATGTTGCCGCATGTGTTTCATTATTATCAGGTGTTGATTATTTCTGGAAGAACAGAGATTTAATCATGGAGAGTATGTAA
- a CDS encoding helix-turn-helix domain-containing protein, whose product MNISEIIKKTREEKGLTVEELSSQTMLSVAIIKDLENGDFDHYQGEEAYVKMYLRKICRALDIDEKEVQNEYLNLTQKIELEELQEAEQQNEEVKKRQSADEEKAKAFRFAKPPFTNSNKGVMGNKSHLNVIRVIIIVLLVAMIFLVAFFAISKTKSNVDAPSFTSDQQTAAGEVTKKPSKKKDKTTPKKDETPAVTYTRNSDLNYNFKLKDSNAETFKLKVEYSKKCWGSLYVNRAKYTEFEGKVYNEGDSVEVTLNTAEFNTLRLVSGEQSGVKVYVDDVEVPLTDEEKAESGLKYTYLTLEK is encoded by the coding sequence ATGAATATTAGTGAAATAATAAAGAAAACGAGAGAGGAGAAAGGATTAACTGTAGAAGAGTTATCTTCTCAGACAATGCTTTCAGTTGCGATTATTAAAGATTTAGAAAATGGTGACTTTGATCATTATCAAGGTGAAGAAGCTTATGTGAAAATGTATTTAAGAAAGATTTGCCGCGCTCTTGATATAGATGAAAAAGAAGTACAGAACGAATATTTAAATCTTACTCAGAAAATTGAGTTAGAAGAACTACAGGAAGCAGAACAGCAGAATGAGGAAGTAAAGAAGAGACAGTCTGCAGATGAGGAAAAAGCTAAAGCTTTCCGTTTTGCAAAGCCACCGTTTACAAATTCAAATAAAGGTGTTATGGGTAATAAAAGTCATTTAAATGTCATAAGAGTGATTATTATTGTATTATTAGTGGCAATGATTTTCTTAGTGGCTTTCTTTGCAATCAGTAAAACAAAGTCAAATGTTGATGCACCATCATTTACATCCGACCAGCAGACAGCAGCAGGTGAAGTAACTAAGAAACCATCAAAGAAGAAAGACAAGACAACTCCAAAGAAGGATGAAACACCAGCTGTTACTTATACTAGAAATAGTGATTTAAATTATAATTTTAAATTAAAGGATTCTAATGCAGAAACATTCAAGTTAAAGGTTGAATATTCTAAGAAATGCTGGGGAAGCCTTTATGTAAACCGTGCTAAATATACTGAATTTGAAGGTAAGGTATATAATGAAGGTGATAGTGTTGAAGTGACACTCAATACTGCAGAATTCAATACATTAAGACTTGTAAGTGGTGAGCAGTCTGGTGTAAAGGTTTATGTTGATGATGTTGAAGTGCCATTAACAGACGAAGAAAAGGCTGAATCTGGATTGAAATATACTTATTTGACATTGGAGAAGTAA
- a CDS encoding DivIVA domain-containing protein, producing MENKIRLSPKRILNKEFSIESKGYSANEVDSYLDIVKEDYLNFQSMLNDSYDEIESLQKENSALRRKLNELLRERQEQRDNVRVMEENLNNNVDVLRRISQLEREVYHKNKD from the coding sequence ATGGAAAACAAGATTCGATTAAGCCCGAAGAGAATCCTTAATAAAGAATTTTCTATTGAATCAAAAGGCTATAGCGCAAATGAGGTAGATAGTTATCTTGATATTGTGAAAGAAGATTATCTGAATTTCCAATCTATGCTGAATGATTCTTATGATGAAATTGAAAGTCTTCAAAAAGAGAATAGTGCTTTAAGAAGAAAACTCAATGAATTATTAAGAGAAAGACAGGAACAGAGAGATAATGTACGCGTCATGGAAGAGAACTTGAATAACAATGTCGATGTCCTCAGACGTATTTCTCAATTAGAAAGAGAAGTCTATCATAAAAATAAAGACTAA
- a CDS encoding DUF554 domain-containing protein: protein MFGLGTIINCSAIIIAGIAGMVFGNHLKESMQDTLMKADGVAVIFIGIAGALSKMLVIKGGTIDTTGTMMMIISLSLGAIVGEMLDLDGKMIHFGEWLKIKTGNAKDKKFVDGFVTASLTVCIGAMAVVGSIEDGIHADHSILFAKAILDSVIILVMSATLGKGCLFSFVPVGLFQGTITLLASLISPFITASAMSALSYIGSILIFCVGVNLVFNTKIRVANLLPALIVACICTVFPL, encoded by the coding sequence ATGTTTGGATTAGGTACGATTATTAACTGCAGTGCTATTATTATAGCGGGTATTGCAGGTATGGTATTTGGAAATCATTTAAAGGAGTCCATGCAGGATACTTTGATGAAGGCAGATGGCGTCGCTGTTATTTTCATAGGTATTGCAGGAGCATTAAGTAAAATGCTTGTAATAAAGGGTGGCACTATCGATACAACAGGTACTATGATGATGATTATTTCATTGTCTCTTGGTGCGATTGTAGGAGAAATGCTGGATTTAGATGGCAAGATGATTCACTTTGGTGAATGGCTTAAAATAAAAACTGGAAATGCGAAAGATAAGAAGTTTGTAGATGGCTTTGTGACAGCATCTTTAACAGTCTGTATTGGTGCGATGGCAGTTGTAGGTTCTATTGAAGATGGAATTCATGCCGATCATTCTATTCTTTTCGCAAAAGCAATACTCGATTCTGTGATTATTCTTGTCATGAGTGCAACTCTAGGTAAGGGATGCTTATTCTCTTTTGTACCAGTAGGCTTATTTCAGGGAACAATCACTCTTTTAGCAAGTCTGATCAGTCCTTTTATTACTGCATCAGCTATGAGTGCTCTCTCATATATAGGTTCAATACTTATATTTTGTGTAGGTGTTAATCTTGTATTTAATACAAAAATACGTGTTGCAAACCTTTTACCGGCTTTGATTGTGGCGTGTATATGCACTGTTTTTCCATTGTAA
- a CDS encoding nucleotidyltransferase, with amino-acid sequence MRILGIITEYNPYHLGHRLHLQEAKKLIKPDLTICVMSSSFVQRGEPAIISYQKRAAIAIEEGIDIVIELPLVYACQSADYFAKGAVTLLHEMGVTDLVFGSEDGNIETFIEIAEGIEQDPDAYNMKVKEGMKDGLRYPDACNQALQFILNKEVRTPNDLLGLSYVKEVVHNQYPISMHCIKRTNDYHAKNIERISSATSLRIALKQGIDVSHQLPGYNTYKDSHFFTLEEFYPYLKYLITFTPLEGLHMIEEGLDDRLYKVNQETYSLEELINSLTSKRYTRSRIQRMLIHILLHNTKEEMKKAMDIDYIHILGLSASGQRYIKTAKKNTEYKIITNITKHKHPALDIEKRGAQLLDLVNPGFFKETIKAIPYRKIDLK; translated from the coding sequence ATGAGAATACTAGGTATTATTACAGAATATAACCCCTATCATTTAGGCCATCGTTTACATCTTCAAGAAGCTAAAAAATTAATTAAGCCTGATTTAACTATATGCGTCATGAGCAGTTCTTTTGTACAAAGAGGTGAGCCTGCCATAATCAGCTATCAAAAAAGAGCTGCAATCGCAATAGAAGAAGGCATAGATATCGTTATAGAACTTCCACTTGTTTATGCCTGTCAGAGTGCCGATTATTTTGCAAAAGGTGCAGTGACATTACTCCACGAAATGGGAGTGACTGATCTTGTATTTGGCAGTGAGGATGGCAATATTGAGACATTCATAGAAATAGCTGAAGGCATTGAACAAGACCCTGATGCTTATAATATGAAAGTAAAAGAAGGCATGAAGGATGGATTACGCTATCCTGATGCTTGTAATCAAGCATTGCAGTTTATTTTAAATAAGGAAGTGAGAACACCTAATGATTTATTAGGACTAAGTTATGTCAAAGAGGTGGTTCATAATCAGTATCCTATTTCCATGCACTGCATTAAGCGTACCAATGATTATCATGCAAAAAATATTGAAAGAATTTCTAGCGCCACATCTCTACGCATTGCACTCAAGCAAGGAATTGATGTATCACATCAATTACCTGGCTACAATACATATAAAGACTCTCATTTCTTTACTCTCGAAGAGTTCTACCCTTATTTAAAGTATTTAATTACCTTTACTCCTCTTGAAGGGCTTCATATGATAGAAGAAGGTTTGGATGACCGCTTGTATAAAGTGAATCAAGAAACTTATAGTCTAGAAGAGTTAATTAACAGTTTAACAAGTAAACGCTATACAAGAAGCAGAATACAAAGAATGCTTATTCATATTCTTCTTCATAACACAAAAGAAGAAATGAAAAAAGCCATGGATATTGATTATATTCATATTCTTGGCTTATCTGCGAGTGGACAGCGTTACATCAAGACAGCTAAAAAGAATACTGAATATAAAATCATCACTAATATCACAAAACATAAGCATCCTGCTTTAGATATTGAAAAAAGAGGAGCACAGCTTCTTGATTTAGTGAATCCAGGCTTTTTTAAAGAAACAATTAAAGCGATTCCTTATCGTAAAATTGATTTAAAATAA
- a CDS encoding Cof-type HAD-IIB family hydrolase, with protein MKLIFSDLDGTLLHSDNTLSDMTLQAIKKVYEHDDLFIPISSRLPESIQSFVPYKAPLVAHNGALIILGDEIISYTIPTDIVYDICSYCDDLDWNIYDGNNWYSTNQYFKDHAIEESYIGKISIKIGLEDIKKIQTIHKIVCIGSIDHVTSYLKETYPSLHITRSASYYLEITNKEATKANAIQTVAHHYQIPLENTIAFGDYYNDEDMLDIAGVSYVVDNAPDDLKEKADHVTLSNNDDGVAFILNQFYDKESL; from the coding sequence ATGAAACTGATTTTTTCGGATTTAGATGGGACACTCCTTCATAGTGATAATACGCTTTCTGATATGACATTACAGGCTATAAAGAAGGTGTATGAACATGATGATTTGTTTATTCCTATCTCTTCAAGACTTCCTGAAAGTATTCAATCATTTGTCCCTTATAAAGCACCTCTGGTGGCTCATAATGGCGCACTGATTATTTTAGGGGATGAAATCATCTCTTATACAATACCAACGGATATTGTCTATGATATATGTTCTTATTGTGATGATTTAGATTGGAATATTTATGATGGTAATAACTGGTATTCTACAAATCAATATTTTAAAGATCATGCGATAGAAGAGTCTTATATTGGTAAAATATCGATTAAGATTGGATTAGAAGACATAAAAAAAATACAGACCATTCATAAAATAGTCTGTATTGGATCTATTGATCATGTCACTTCTTATTTAAAGGAAACATATCCTTCTTTACATATAACACGTAGTGCTTCTTATTATCTAGAAATCACCAATAAAGAAGCCACTAAAGCCAATGCGATACAAACGGTGGCCCATCATTATCAAATACCATTAGAGAATACAATCGCCTTTGGTGATTATTATAATGATGAAGATATGTTAGATATTGCAGGGGTAAGTTATGTAGTAGACAATGCCCCTGATGACTTAAAAGAAAAAGCGGATCATGTTACTTTAAGTAATAATGATGATGGTGTTGCCTTTATTTTAAATCAATTTTACGATAAGGAATCGCTTTAA